The genomic window CTGCAGGCCCAACACGCCCATCCTGCCTTCCCCAAAGGGTCTAGTCGGGCCCCTTTCGTAGTGACCTAAAGTAGTTCTTCAGGGTCTTCTCCACGTTGGGTACAGCATATGACTGAGCTACATAGATGCCAGTGCAAGTGCCCACTGCGAAGCCCAATACTGCGGATGCCCTCAGTTTGGCCACCACATAGCCTGCCAGGAATCCCTTGAGGAACGGGGAGGACAAGAGCGAGCCATCCTGCAGggaaaaacacagaaggaaatcAGGTGTGCTCTCCTCTTTAAGCTGGGCTTAGAGCATTCGACTGTTGCCCGTCTTCACTGCTGACAGCTACTCTCTTTTCTCCAAGGATATCTCAAAATTCTGGAGCCAGAAAAAGAATGTCAGAGACCCAAGCACACAATACCAGACTCCGAGAGGGGTCTACCCAGAATGCCATTCACCTAGAATGCAAGAGAGGCTTCTGAGGAACCTGAGCCCTGCCTGTTCCTCCAGTTCCATTTCCCAGCATGGTCGCTGATGACACAAATA from Microtus pennsylvanicus isolate mMicPen1 chromosome 4, mMicPen1.hap1, whole genome shotgun sequence includes these protein-coding regions:
- the LOC142847822 gene encoding SLC35A4 upstream microprotein is translated as MADDKDSLPKLKDLTFLKNQLERLQQRVEDEVNSGVSQDGSLLSSPFLKGFLAGYVVAKLRASAVLGFAVGTCTGIYVAQSYAVPNVEKTLKNYFRSLRKGPD